ACGGAATGGGATCCGGTGCAGTACCTGCGCTGGGTCCATACCGAACGCGTGGCCTCGTGCATCCTGGTGCCGACGATGTGGCGCATGGTGCTGCGTTCGGCGCCGGAAGACTATGACTTGCGCTCGCTGCTGCGGGTCGGCTTCGCCGGCGAGAAGATGGACCCGGACACCTTCCAGGCCATTCGCCAGCGCATCTGCGCACAGGTCATGAACTCCTACGGCGCTACCGAGACCGGCACCTGGGCCGGATGCACGATGATGCTGCCGGAGGACTACGGCCCGGCGGCACGCCTGGACAGCATCGGCAGGCCGGCACGCGGCGTGGAACTGCGCATCGTGCGCCAGGGGGGAGGTATCGACGAGGTGCTCGGTGCCGGCGAGGAAGGCGAGGTGGTGCTGCGCGGGCCGTCGGTGGCGAGCGAGATCTGGCGCCAGCCGGAACTGACGCGTCAGAAGTTCGAGCAGGGCTGGTGGCGTTCGGGCGACCTGGGGACGGTGGATGCCGATGGCTACGTCTATCTGAAAGGGCGCACCGACGACATGATCGTCACCGGTGGCATCAACGTGCTGCCCAACGCCGTGGAAGAGGTGATCTGCCGCCATCCCGCGGTGCGCGAATGCGTGGTCGTGGGCTTGCCGGACCCGGCCTGGGGCCAGTTGGTGGTTGCCTTCGTGGTCGTTGACCGGCCGATCGGCGGCGACGAGCTGGAAGCCTACGTGCGCGACTCCGATCTGCCGAACTTCCAGCGCCCGCGCCGCTACCGGATCGTCGCCGAACTCCCCAAGGGCAATACCGGCAAGGTGAATCGCAAGGCCCTCCGCGACCAGTACGGCGGCATCGTGCAGCCGGCGGCGGCACGTCCGCTCTGATCCGCCAGAGATCACCAACGAGGAGACGACACGTATGGCAGAAACCTACGATCCGCCGGTGGACGAGCTGCGCTTTGTCCTGGACGCATCCGCGCCGTGGCACCGCGTGCTCGCGCTGCCGGCCTTTGCCCATGTCGATGAGGCGCTTGTGAGCGCCATCCTGGAGGAGGGGGCCAGGTTCTGCGCCGGTGTGCTGGCGCCGATCAACCATCCAGGTGATGAACAGGGCTGCGTGCTGGACGACGGGCAGGTGCGGGTGCCGGCAGTCTTTCGCGAGGCGTACGCGGCTTTCGTGAAAGGGGGATGGGCGGGGGTTGACCTGCCGGAGGAGGTCGGAGGGCAGGCGTTGCCGACGACGCTGGCGGTTGCCTTTTCCGAGATGGTCAACGGCGCCTGCGTCGCGTTCGGCATGATGGCTTGCATGGTGCGTGCCGGTGCCCACCTGATCCTGGAGCATGGCGAACCGGCCATGGCCCGGCGTATCGCGCATGAACTGCTCAACGGCGAGGCTGGCGCGACCATCGTGATCACCGAGCCGCAGGCCGGTTCCGACGTCTCCGCGATCCGCACACGCGCGGTACCCGAGAGCGACGGCGAGGGGCGGACTATCGCCTTACCGGATCCAAGGTTTTCATTACCTGCGCCGACCAGGACTACACGGGGCAGATCTACCACTTCGTGCTGGCGCGGACTGCAGGCCGGCAAACCGGTGCCGGGCTCTCGCTGTTCGTCGTGCCCAAGCGCCCGGCGGATGTCGCAGCGCTGCCGGCTTCGGCGACCAACGGCGTGTCGGTGCTGGGGCTCGAGAAGAAAATGGGGTTGAAGGCGTCGCCTACCTGCGCCGTGGCCTTCGACGATGCCCGCGGCGTGCGTATCGGTGCCGAAGGGCGCGGCCTTGCCTGCA
This DNA window, taken from Thauera sp. K11, encodes the following:
- a CDS encoding class I adenylate-forming enzyme family protein; protein product: MTNDSGCDTINAMLARAAESHAERTALIDAGGRCTYRELFRQVCRFARLLHEAGIRPGDRVALLMPTSIMHTVAVLGCMCARAVPSSLHIRESARTLSEIGNRLAPRAIVFDLGLRTQADGMLAAVPSLEVSIGAITPATPGDAATAGAGLPWLVPRDLAADGMDGLPDMGAPSSGDAAAIVMSSGTTSVPKGVVHTHRTLLASAANGAHYLLAEPGRCGINVFSTGFIGWYNCTLPYLMVGATLVLMTEWDPVQYLRWVHTERVASCILVPTMWRMVLRSAPEDYDLRSLLRVGFAGEKMDPDTFQAIRQRICAQVMNSYGATETGTWAGCTMMLPEDYGPAARLDSIGRPARGVELRIVRQGGGIDEVLGAGEEGEVVLRGPSVASEIWRQPELTRQKFEQGWWRSGDLGTVDADGYVYLKGRTDDMIVTGGINVLPNAVEEVICRHPAVRECVVVGLPDPAWGQLVVAFVVVDRPIGGDELEAYVRDSDLPNFQRPRRYRIVAELPKGNTGKVNRKALRDQYGGIVQPAAARPL
- a CDS encoding acyl-CoA dehydrogenase family protein — translated: MAETYDPPVDELRFVLDASAPWHRVLALPAFAHVDEALVSAILEEGARFCAGVLAPINHPGDEQGCVLDDGQVRVPAVFREAYAAFVKGGWAGVDLPEEVGGQALPTTLAVAFSEMVNGACVAFGMMACMVRAGAHLILEHGEPAMARRIAHELLNGEAGATIVITEPQAGSDVSAIRTRAVPESDGEGRTIALPDPRFSLPAPTRTTRGRSTTSCWRGLQAGKPVPGSRCSSCPSARRMSQRCRLRRPTACRCWGSRRKWG